From the Anopheles coustani chromosome X, idAnoCousDA_361_x.2, whole genome shotgun sequence genome, one window contains:
- the LOC131269429 gene encoding serine protease Hayan-like: MYVFDRTPWLLLLAFASHWMLVPLATADTIVHEPPDSGFEGDPCKLHDGSLGVCRPANQCSWLMAKSKTPEDLITCSFNMSLPIICCMHEFDNTRTITPAKRISEAQCDQFPKSSNLADHIIHGADAQFGEFPHMAALAYNVSNAITFSCGSSLIAPRFLLTAAHCVTGVLFARLGVLELQPKVIVDTPIDIAIRNTTRHPGYNPVTVSNDIALLELEEEVPANLPYAHPACLFMNTTGELLGPDVPLSVQGWGSVQVGDTNQPRLQKATVNLVDREACQRKQVPNRRNRDGLHPTQICALGRDTNDTIADTCVGDSGGPLELIVDGRHYLVGIISAGYACGTTIPGIYTDIAPYIDWIESIVWPQQ, encoded by the exons ATGTACGTTTTCGACCGCACGCCCTGGCTGCTGTTGCTCGCGTTCGCCAGCCACTGGATGCTGGTGCCGCTGGCGACCGCCGACACAATCGTGCACGAGCCGCCAGATTCCGGATTCG AAGGCGACCCGTGCAAACTGCACGATGGCTCGCTCGGCGTTTGCCGTCCAGCAAACCAGTGCTCCTGGCTGATGGCGAAAAGTAAAACGCCCGAAGATCTGATCACTTGCTCGTTCAACATGTCGCTTCCGATCATATGCTGTATGCACGAGTTCGACAACACCCGGACCAT CACCCCGGCGAAGCGCATCAGTGAGGCACAGTGTGACCAGTTTCCCAAGAGCAGCAACCTGGCGGACCACATCATCCACGGTGCCGATGCGCAGTTCGGCGAGTTTCCGCACATGGCCGCACTTGCGTACAACGTGTCGAACGCGATCACCTTCAGCTGCGGCTCGTCGCTCATCGCGCCTCGCTTCTTGCTGACCGCGGCCCATTGCGTGACCGGGGTCCTCTTCGCCCGGCTCGGCGTCCTCGAGCTGCAGCCGAAGGTTATCGTCGACACACCGATCGACATTGCGATCCGGAATACCACCCGCCACCCGGGCTACAACCCCGTGACGGTCAGCAACGATATCGCACTCCTCGAGCTGGAGGAGGAAGTGCCCGCCAATCTACCGTACGCCCACCCGGCCTGCTTGTTCATGAACACCACGGGTGAGCTGCTCGGTCCGGACGTGCCACTGTCCGTGCAGGGCTGGGGTTCCGTACAGGTGGGCGACACCAATCAACCGCGGCTGCAGAAAGCAACGGTGAACCTTGTCGACAGGGAGGCCTGTCAGCGCAAGCAGGTGCCAAACCGCCGCAACAGGGACGGGCTGCATCCGACGCAAATCTGTGCGCTCGGGCGTGACACCAACGATACCATCGCCGACACCTGCGTCGGGGATTCCGGTGGTCCGCTCGAGCTGATAGTCGACGGGCGCCACTACCTCGTTGGGATCATTTCCGCCGGTTACGCGTGCGGTACAACCATACCCGGCATCTACACCGATATCGCGCCTTACATAGACTGGATCGAGTCCATCGTGTGGCCGCAGCAGTAA
- the LOC131269430 gene encoding serine protease persephone-like: MDHVKLALLFVTSALALQGSSGQTLYKDDACELRDGKPGICTVVTDCPWFLEHIVKNRRFADRVSCGFEGADEIICCKTNKTVQPPGVQSRLACEKVPKYNERITFHIIEGEEASEGEFPFMAALGYPTDDGNVSYRCGASLISSDFLLTAAHCIPSNDRPTVAILGTNNLAPENNGVVVPLKAFFPHPEYRSSRNYHDIALVQLERHIENEPDVNPICLNDDLDDLPESTVLTAEGFGIIDLDRNLRSNHLMKVNLTTVAWPKCNQSFADANLLKNNRKLAQGIVQTQYCATGRENDVTKVVGDTCQGDSGGPLQILDNGKYKLIGVTSFGNGCGSNTPSVSTRVAAYIDWIESVVWA, from the exons ATGGACCACGTCAAGCTGGCGCTCTTGTTCGTTACGTCTGCCCTAGCGCTCCAGGGTTCCTCCGGGCAGACACTTTACA AGGACGATGCGTGTGAGCTGCGTGACGGAAAGCCCGGCATCTGCACGGTCGTGACCGATTGTCCCTGGTTTCTGGAGCACATCGTCAAGAATCGACGCTTCGCCGATCGCGTTTCATGCGGTTTCGAGGGCGCGGATGAGATAATTTGCTGCAAGACGAACAAGACCGTCCAACCGCCCGGTGTGCAGTCGCGGCTTGCCTGCGAGAAGGTGCCGAAGTACAACGAGCGCATCACCTTTCACATCATCGAGGGTGAGGAGGCGAGCGAGGGCGAGTTCCCGTTCATGGCCGCCCTCGGCTACCCGACGGACGACGGCAACGTGAGCTACCGGTGCGGGGCCAGTCTAATCTCGAGCGACTTCCTGCTGACCGCCGCCCACTGCATCCCCTCGAACGACCGGCCGACGGTGGCCATCCTCGGTACCAACAATCTGGCTCCGGAAAACAACGGCGTCGTGGTTCCGTTGAAG GCCTTCTTTCCGCATCCGGAGTACCGATCGAGCCGAAACTACCACGACATCGCGCTGGTACAGCTCGAGCGGCACATCGAGAACGAACCGGACGTGAATCCGATCTGCCTGAACGACGACCTGGACGATCTGCCCGAGTCGACTGTCCTAACGGCCGAAGGTTTCGGCATAATCGACCTCGATC GTAACCTCCGGTCGAACCATCTGATGAAGGTCAATCTGACGACGGTGGCTTGGCCAAAGTGCAACCAAAGCTTCGCCGACGCCAACCTGCTGAAGAACAATCGCAAGCTGGCGCAGGGCATCGTGCAGACGCAGTACTGTGCCACGGGGCGTGAGAACGACGTGACGAAGGTGGTGGGCGACACGTGCCAGGGCGATTCCGGCGGGCCACTGCAGATTCTGGACAACGGCAAGTACAAGCTGATCGGCGTCACCTCGTTCGGCAACGGGTGCGGCAGCAACACGCCCAGCGTTTCGACGCGCGTCGCGGCCTACATCGACTGGATCGAGAGTGTCGTGTGGGCATGA